A part of Actinoallomurus bryophytorum genomic DNA contains:
- a CDS encoding glutamate synthase subunit beta: MADPKGFMTHPRELPKRRPVDVRIRDWREVYEDFPADSLNKQAARCMDCGIPFCHNGCPLGNLIPEWNDLVHRDAWREAIERLHATNNFPEFTGRLCPAPCESACVLGINAEPVAIKRVEVEIIDRAFAEGWVTPRPPSVKTGKRVAVVGSGPAGLAAAQQLTRAGHDVVVFERADRIGGLLRYGIPEFKMQKEHLDRRIGQMRAEGTDFRASVNVGADVTGEELRQAYDAVVLAGGATVWRDLPVPGRELDGVHQAMEYLPLSNRVQEGDLTASPISAEGKHVIVIGGGDTGADCVGTAVRQGARSVTQLEIMPRPPEARPDAQPWPTYPMLFKMETAHEELRDMGGERAYAVSTQEFVGDENGRLKALRLVDVEGPGNGFKPIPGTEREVPAELVTLAMGFLGPEREGLLDQLGVELDQRGNVVRDGAYATSVEGVFAAGDMGRGQSLIVWAIAEGRSAAAGVDEWLMGRTALPTAIPPTARPLV; the protein is encoded by the coding sequence ATGGCCGACCCTAAGGGCTTCATGACCCATCCGCGCGAGCTCCCGAAGCGCCGCCCGGTCGACGTTCGGATCCGTGACTGGCGCGAGGTGTACGAGGACTTCCCCGCGGACTCGCTGAACAAGCAGGCGGCACGATGCATGGACTGCGGCATCCCGTTCTGCCACAACGGCTGCCCGCTGGGGAACCTCATCCCCGAGTGGAACGACCTGGTCCACCGTGACGCCTGGCGCGAGGCGATCGAGCGCCTGCACGCGACCAACAACTTCCCGGAGTTCACCGGGAGGCTGTGCCCCGCGCCGTGCGAGTCCGCCTGCGTCCTGGGCATCAACGCCGAACCCGTCGCGATCAAGCGCGTCGAGGTGGAGATCATCGACCGGGCCTTCGCCGAAGGCTGGGTCACCCCGCGTCCGCCCTCGGTCAAGACCGGGAAGCGGGTCGCGGTGGTCGGCTCCGGCCCGGCCGGGCTCGCCGCCGCCCAGCAGCTCACCCGCGCCGGCCACGACGTCGTCGTGTTCGAGCGCGCCGACCGGATCGGCGGGCTGCTGCGCTACGGCATCCCGGAGTTCAAGATGCAGAAGGAGCATCTGGACCGCCGGATCGGCCAGATGCGGGCCGAGGGCACCGATTTTCGCGCCTCGGTCAACGTCGGGGCCGACGTGACCGGCGAGGAACTCCGCCAGGCCTACGACGCGGTCGTGCTGGCCGGTGGCGCCACCGTCTGGCGCGACCTGCCCGTACCCGGCCGTGAACTGGACGGCGTCCACCAGGCGATGGAGTACCTGCCGCTGTCCAACCGGGTGCAGGAGGGCGACCTGACCGCCTCGCCGATCTCGGCCGAGGGCAAGCACGTCATCGTGATCGGCGGCGGTGACACCGGCGCCGACTGCGTCGGCACGGCCGTACGCCAGGGCGCGCGCTCGGTCACCCAGCTGGAGATCATGCCGCGGCCGCCGGAGGCCCGGCCCGACGCTCAGCCGTGGCCGACCTACCCGATGCTGTTCAAGATGGAGACCGCCCACGAGGAACTGCGCGACATGGGCGGGGAGCGCGCCTATGCCGTCTCCACGCAGGAGTTCGTCGGCGACGAGAACGGGCGGCTGAAGGCCCTGCGGCTCGTCGACGTCGAGGGACCGGGGAACGGTTTCAAGCCGATCCCCGGCACCGAGCGTGAGGTACCGGCGGAGCTCGTCACCCTCGCCATGGGCTTCCTCGGCCCGGAGCGTGAGGGCCTGCTCGACCAGCTCGGCGTCGAGCTGGACCAGCGCGGCAACGTCGTACGCGACGGCGCGTACGCCACCTCGGTCGAGGGCGTCTTCGCCGCCGGCGACATGGGCCGCGGGCAGTCGCTCATCGTGTGGGCGATCGCGGAGGGGCGGTCCGCGGCGGCCGGCGTGGACGAATGGCTGATGGGCCGTACGGCCCTGCCGACCGCCATCCCGCCCACCGCGAGGCCGCTCGTCTGA
- the gltB gene encoding glutamate synthase large subunit, translating into MVPAAMTPGQGRAKRQGLYDPANEHDACGVGMVADLAGRKSHDIVVKALTVLRNLDHRGAKGAEPDDGDGAGILTQIPDELFREAVDFELPEAGAYAAGIAFLPAGAAERTEAIATIERIAGEEGLSVLGWRELPYDPDFSGPTARRVMPHFAQLFLSATGGARELELDRIVFCARERIEQDAPVYFPSLSSRTIVYKGMLTTPQLEPFFPDLSDRRYTSAIALVHSRFSTNTFPAWELAHPYRFIAHNGEINTVKGNRNWMRAREALLASDVLPGDLSRIFPVIDIEASDTASFDECLELLHLGGRSLAHSVLMMIPEAWENHAEMDPARKAFYEFHSTLMEAWDGPASVTFTDGTVVGAVLDRNGLRPGRFWVTDDGFVVLASEAGVLDIEPSKVVRKGRLQPGRIFLVDTAKGRIVEDDEIKAELAAEHPYAEWLHAGLIRFEELPQRELRAVSEMGNGQSPTHETLVKRQQIFGYTGEELKVILSPMAKNGAEPIGSMGTDTPPAVLSDRSRQLFDYFKQLFAQVTNPPLDAIREELVTSLQSTLGPEANLLAPGPHSCRRLVMPTPILDNEELAKIIHLNDEGDLPGFAPHVVSGLYDVTGGGASLSQRLEEICDEVSAAIKDGARILVLSDRGAGTSKAPIPSLLLTGAVHHHLIREKTRTQVGLVVETADARECHHMALLIGYGASAVNPYLAIETVEDLIESGELDLDRATAVRNLVKAYGKGVLKVMSKMGVSTVASYTGAQIFEAIGLGAEVIDECFAGTTSRLGGVGFDVLAEEVAQRHRRAYPPGGNAATHRTLEVGGEYQWRREGEQHLFNPETVFKLQHATRTRRYEVFKDYTRLVDGQAAKLMTLRGLFELREGARPAIPIEDVESVESIIKRFSTGAMSYGSISAEAHENLAIAMNRIGGKSNTGEGGEDPERFTPDGNGDLRRSAIKQVASGRFGVTSEYLTNADDLQIKMAQGAKPGEGGQLPAHKVYPWIAKTRHSTPGVGLISPPPHHDIYSIEDLAQLIHDLKNANPSARVHVKLVAEVGVGTVAAGVSKAHADVVLISGHDGGTGASPLTSIKHAGAPWELGLAETQQTLLLNGLRDRIVVQTDGQMKTGRDVIIAALLGAEEFGFATAPLVVSGCVMMRVCHLDTCPVGVATQNPELRKRFNGKPEFVVNFFEFIAEEVREHLAALGFRSLEEAIGHVELIDATKAVDHWKASGLNLAPILHRPDLPEGAPLRNTTTQDHGLEKALDNSLIQLAEGAIAYGNPIHLEMPVRNVNRTVGTMLGHEVTLKWGAGGLPDDTIDITFTGSAGQSFGAFVPRGITLRLVGDANDYVGKGLSGGRITVRSSDEAAFAAEEQIIAGNVILYGATSGEAFIRGVVGERFCVRNSGATAVVEGVGDHGCEYMTGGRAVVLGPTGRNFAAGMSGGVAYLLDLEREHVNLEMVDLEPLEDEDREYLRDIVTRHHAETGSTVAAGLLAAWDEAIERFGKIMPRDYKRVLTARARAEAEGRDIDEAVMAASNG; encoded by the coding sequence ATGGTGCCTGCCGCCATGACTCCGGGCCAGGGACGCGCGAAGCGTCAGGGTCTGTACGACCCCGCCAACGAGCACGACGCCTGTGGCGTCGGCATGGTCGCTGACCTGGCCGGACGTAAGAGCCACGATATCGTGGTCAAAGCCTTGACCGTCCTGAGAAACCTCGATCACCGCGGTGCGAAGGGCGCCGAGCCGGACGACGGCGACGGTGCCGGGATCCTCACTCAGATCCCCGACGAGCTCTTCCGCGAGGCCGTGGACTTCGAGCTTCCCGAGGCCGGCGCGTACGCCGCCGGCATCGCGTTCCTCCCCGCCGGCGCCGCCGAACGCACCGAGGCGATCGCTACGATCGAGCGGATCGCCGGCGAGGAGGGCCTGAGCGTCCTCGGCTGGCGCGAGCTGCCCTACGACCCGGACTTCTCCGGGCCCACGGCGCGCCGTGTCATGCCGCACTTCGCCCAGTTGTTCCTGAGTGCCACCGGCGGTGCCCGCGAGCTGGAACTGGACCGCATCGTCTTCTGTGCGCGCGAGCGCATCGAGCAGGACGCGCCGGTGTACTTCCCGAGCCTGTCCAGCCGCACGATCGTCTACAAGGGGATGCTGACCACCCCGCAGCTGGAGCCTTTCTTCCCCGACCTGTCCGACCGCCGCTACACCAGTGCCATCGCCCTGGTCCACTCGCGGTTCTCCACCAACACCTTCCCGGCCTGGGAGCTGGCCCACCCGTACCGCTTCATCGCGCACAACGGCGAGATCAACACCGTCAAGGGCAACCGGAACTGGATGCGGGCACGCGAGGCGCTGCTGGCCTCCGACGTGCTCCCCGGCGATCTGTCGAGGATCTTCCCGGTCATCGACATCGAGGCCAGCGACACGGCCTCGTTCGACGAGTGTCTGGAACTGCTCCACCTCGGCGGGCGCTCGCTGGCCCACTCGGTGCTCATGATGATCCCCGAGGCGTGGGAGAACCACGCCGAGATGGACCCGGCGCGCAAGGCGTTCTATGAGTTCCACTCCACGCTCATGGAGGCGTGGGACGGCCCCGCCAGCGTCACGTTCACCGACGGCACCGTCGTCGGCGCCGTGCTCGACCGCAACGGCCTGCGCCCAGGACGTTTCTGGGTCACCGACGACGGGTTCGTCGTGCTGGCCAGCGAGGCCGGCGTGCTCGACATCGAGCCTTCCAAGGTCGTCCGCAAGGGCCGGCTGCAGCCGGGCCGGATCTTCCTCGTCGACACGGCGAAGGGACGCATCGTCGAGGACGACGAGATCAAGGCCGAGCTCGCCGCCGAGCACCCGTACGCGGAGTGGCTGCACGCCGGGCTGATCCGCTTCGAGGAGTTGCCCCAGCGTGAGCTGCGGGCCGTCTCGGAGATGGGGAACGGGCAGAGCCCCACCCACGAGACGCTCGTCAAGCGCCAGCAGATCTTCGGCTACACCGGCGAGGAGCTGAAGGTCATCCTGTCGCCGATGGCCAAGAACGGCGCCGAGCCGATCGGCTCGATGGGCACCGACACGCCACCGGCCGTGCTCTCGGACCGCTCACGGCAGCTGTTCGACTACTTCAAGCAGCTGTTCGCCCAGGTCACCAACCCTCCGCTGGACGCGATCCGCGAGGAGCTGGTGACCAGCCTGCAGTCCACTCTCGGCCCCGAGGCGAACCTCCTCGCCCCCGGACCGCACTCGTGCCGCCGGCTCGTCATGCCCACGCCGATCCTCGACAACGAAGAGCTGGCGAAGATCATCCACCTCAACGACGAGGGTGACCTGCCCGGGTTCGCCCCGCACGTGGTGTCCGGTCTGTACGACGTGACGGGCGGGGGAGCGTCGCTGTCCCAGCGGCTCGAGGAGATCTGCGACGAGGTGTCGGCCGCGATCAAGGACGGCGCGCGCATCCTCGTGCTGTCCGACCGCGGCGCCGGCACGTCCAAGGCGCCGATCCCCTCGCTGCTGCTCACCGGTGCCGTCCACCACCACCTGATCCGGGAGAAGACCCGTACCCAGGTCGGGCTGGTCGTCGAGACCGCGGACGCCCGTGAGTGCCACCACATGGCGCTGCTCATCGGGTACGGCGCTTCGGCGGTCAACCCCTACCTCGCCATCGAGACGGTCGAGGACCTGATCGAGAGCGGCGAACTCGACCTGGACCGCGCCACCGCGGTGCGCAACCTGGTCAAGGCGTACGGCAAGGGCGTCCTGAAGGTCATGTCCAAGATGGGCGTGTCGACGGTCGCCTCCTACACCGGCGCGCAGATCTTCGAGGCGATCGGTCTCGGCGCCGAGGTCATCGACGAGTGCTTCGCCGGCACCACCTCGCGGCTCGGCGGCGTGGGCTTCGACGTACTCGCCGAGGAGGTCGCGCAGCGGCACCGGCGCGCGTACCCGCCGGGCGGCAACGCCGCCACGCACCGCACCCTGGAGGTCGGCGGGGAGTACCAGTGGCGCCGCGAGGGCGAACAGCACCTGTTCAACCCCGAGACGGTCTTCAAGCTGCAGCACGCGACCCGGACCCGCCGCTACGAGGTGTTCAAGGACTACACCAGGCTCGTCGACGGGCAGGCGGCCAAGCTGATGACCCTGCGCGGCCTGTTCGAGCTGCGCGAGGGCGCCAGGCCGGCGATCCCGATCGAGGACGTCGAGTCGGTCGAGTCCATCATCAAGCGGTTCTCCACCGGTGCGATGTCGTACGGCTCCATCTCGGCCGAGGCCCATGAGAACCTCGCCATCGCGATGAACCGCATCGGCGGCAAGTCCAACACCGGCGAGGGCGGCGAGGACCCGGAGCGCTTCACCCCGGACGGCAACGGCGACCTGCGCCGATCGGCGATCAAGCAGGTGGCCTCCGGCCGGTTCGGCGTGACGTCCGAGTACCTCACCAACGCCGACGACCTGCAGATCAAGATGGCGCAGGGCGCCAAGCCCGGCGAGGGCGGTCAGCTCCCGGCGCACAAGGTGTACCCGTGGATCGCCAAGACCCGGCACTCCACACCGGGCGTCGGCCTGATCTCGCCGCCACCGCACCACGACATCTACTCGATCGAGGACCTCGCCCAGCTGATCCACGACCTCAAGAACGCCAACCCCTCGGCGCGGGTGCACGTCAAGCTCGTCGCCGAGGTCGGGGTCGGCACCGTCGCCGCGGGCGTGTCCAAGGCGCACGCCGACGTCGTGCTCATCTCCGGGCACGACGGCGGCACCGGGGCCTCGCCGCTGACCTCCATCAAGCACGCCGGGGCGCCCTGGGAGCTCGGCCTCGCCGAGACCCAGCAGACGCTGCTGCTCAACGGCCTGCGCGACCGCATCGTCGTGCAGACCGACGGGCAGATGAAGACCGGCCGCGACGTCATCATCGCCGCGCTGCTGGGCGCCGAGGAGTTCGGTTTCGCCACCGCGCCTCTGGTGGTGTCCGGCTGCGTGATGATGCGGGTCTGTCATCTCGACACCTGCCCGGTCGGCGTCGCCACGCAGAACCCGGAGCTGCGCAAGCGCTTCAACGGCAAGCCGGAGTTCGTCGTCAACTTCTTCGAGTTCATCGCCGAAGAGGTACGCGAGCACCTGGCCGCGCTCGGCTTCCGGTCCCTGGAGGAGGCGATCGGGCACGTCGAGCTGATCGACGCCACCAAGGCCGTCGACCACTGGAAGGCCTCCGGCCTGAACCTCGCGCCCATCCTGCACCGGCCCGACCTGCCCGAGGGCGCGCCGCTGCGCAACACCACGACCCAGGACCACGGGCTGGAGAAGGCCCTGGACAACAGCCTGATCCAGCTGGCCGAGGGCGCCATCGCGTACGGCAACCCCATTCATCTGGAGATGCCGGTACGCAACGTCAACCGCACCGTCGGGACCATGCTCGGCCACGAGGTCACCCTCAAATGGGGGGCCGGCGGACTACCCGACGACACGATCGACATCACCTTCACCGGCTCGGCCGGGCAGTCGTTCGGCGCGTTCGTACCCCGCGGCATCACACTGCGGCTGGTCGGGGACGCCAACGACTACGTCGGCAAGGGCCTGTCCGGCGGGCGCATCACCGTACGCTCGTCCGACGAGGCCGCGTTCGCGGCCGAAGAGCAGATCATCGCCGGCAACGTCATCCTGTACGGCGCCACGTCCGGTGAGGCGTTCATCCGCGGTGTCGTCGGCGAGCGGTTCTGCGTGCGCAACTCCGGCGCCACCGCCGTCGTCGAAGGGGTCGGCGACCACGGTTGTGAGTACATGACCGGCGGCCGCGCGGTCGTGCTCGGCCCGACCGGCCGCAACTTCGCGGCCGGGATGTCCGGCGGTGTCGCGTACCTCCTGGACCTCGAACGCGAGCACGTCAACCTGGAGATGGTCGATCTCGAACCCCTGGAGGACGAGGACCGCGAGTACCTGCGCGACATCGTCACGCGCCACCACGCCGAGACCGGCTCGACGGTCGCCGCCGGGCTGCTCGCGGCCTGGGACGAGGCCATCGAGCGCTTCGGCAAGATCATGCCGCGCGACTACAAGCGCGTACTGACCGCACGGGCCAGGGCCGAGGCCGAGGGCCGCGACATCGACGAGGCGGTCATGGCCGCCAGCAACGGGTGA
- a CDS encoding VIT1/CCC1 transporter family protein, producing the protein MSVEDAATSGARAEIHHEHRDVTGGWLRPAVFGAMDGLVSNFALIAGVAGGRAHHQVIVLTGLAGLAAGAFSMAAGEYISVASQAELAQAEIEVERRELQHRPEAEELELAQLYEARGLDPELAREVARQLSRDPEEALGVHAREELGIDPGDLPSPVLAAGSSFLSFAVGACLPVLPYLLGATSLWPAAMLAAVGLFGAGALVSRVTARSWWYGGLRQLTLGGAAAAITFVVGSLIGTNSV; encoded by the coding sequence ATGAGCGTCGAGGACGCAGCCACCAGCGGCGCGCGAGCCGAGATCCATCACGAGCATCGCGACGTGACCGGCGGGTGGCTGCGCCCCGCCGTGTTCGGCGCCATGGACGGGCTGGTCTCCAACTTCGCCCTGATCGCCGGGGTGGCCGGCGGCCGCGCGCACCATCAGGTGATCGTGCTCACCGGGCTGGCGGGGCTGGCGGCCGGCGCGTTCTCAATGGCGGCGGGGGAGTACATCTCCGTCGCCTCGCAGGCCGAGCTGGCCCAGGCCGAGATCGAGGTCGAGCGGCGGGAGCTGCAACACCGGCCCGAGGCCGAGGAGCTCGAGCTGGCGCAGCTCTACGAGGCCCGTGGCCTCGATCCCGAGCTGGCCCGCGAGGTCGCACGGCAACTGTCCCGAGACCCCGAGGAGGCACTCGGGGTGCACGCCCGCGAGGAGCTCGGCATCGACCCCGGCGACCTGCCCTCGCCGGTGCTCGCCGCCGGATCCTCGTTCCTGTCGTTCGCGGTCGGCGCATGCCTGCCCGTGCTCCCTTACCTCCTGGGCGCGACCAGCCTCTGGCCCGCCGCCATGCTCGCCGCGGTCGGATTGTTCGGCGCCGGGGCACTGGTGTCCCGTGTCACCGCACGGTCGTGGTGGTACGGCGGTCTCCGGCAGCTGACCCTCGGTGGTGCCGCCGCCGCCATCACTTTCGTGGTCGGATCCCTGATCGGCACCAACAGCGTCTGA